A window of the Lolium perenne isolate Kyuss_39 chromosome 7, Kyuss_2.0, whole genome shotgun sequence genome harbors these coding sequences:
- the LOC127313059 gene encoding PHD finger-like domain-containing protein 5A, giving the protein MAKHHPDLIMCRKQPGIAIGRLCEKCDGKCVVCDSYVRPCTLVRVCDECNYGSFQGRCVICGGVGISDAYYCKECTQQEKDRDGCPKIVNLGSAKTDLFYERKKYGFKKR; this is encoded by the coding sequence ATGGCGAAACATCATCCCGATCTCATCATGTGCCGGAAGCAGCCTGGCATTGCTATTGGTCGCTTGTGTGAGAAGTGCGATGGCAAGTGCGTCGTTTGTGACTCATACGTGCGCCCATGTACGCTTGTCCGGGTCTGCGATGAGTGCAACTATGGCTCATTCCAGGGAAGGTGTGTCATCTGTGGTGGAGTTGGCATCTCAGATGCCTACTACTGCAAGGAGTGTACACAGCAGGAGAAGGACCGAGATGGATGTCCGAAGATCGTCAATCTAGGAAGCGCCAAGACTGATCTCTTCTACGAGCGTAAGAAGTATGGTTTTAAGAAGAGATGA